The Faecalibacterium sp. I3-3-33 DNA window GTATGATTGCGCAAAAATGCACACCTAACCAACGTAATAAGAACAACCTGAAAGATAACCACCTGATAAAAACAACCGATGCTCATTTGACCTTTGGCGAATATCTGAATGTCTTTCTGACGGAAAAAGAGTACAAGCAGCTCAAAGCCGATTTCTTCGGGCTGGACAGCCTGATCGACCAGCTTTCAGCTTATATCCAGTCTACCGGTAAAAAGTACGCCGACCATGCCGCCACCCTGCGCATCTGGGCAAAACGGCAGAAGTCAGAACAGAAGCAAGCACCGGGCATCCCGGACTACACATTCACGGAAGGAGAAAGCCTATAAAGACGATTGAGAAAATTTTAGAACATCTCTCATCCAGTATTCCCGAAAACACCGATGATTATTATGGCAAGGACGGTCTGCTTTATTGCGGAAAGTGTCATACCCCAAAAGAAGCATTCTTTGCAAAGGGCATCGCTTTGATGGGCAAGAACAAGCACCCCATTGAATGCAGCTGCCAGCGCACGGAACGAGAAAAACGAGAAACCCTTATCAGCCAGCAAAAGCACCTTGACCGTGTGCGGCGGCTGAAAGCTGAGGGATTTTCCGACCCGGCAATGCTGGACTGGACCTTTGAAAACGACAATGGCCGCAGCCCGCAGATGTGTCATGCACACCGTTATGTAGAGCAATGGCAGACCATGCGTGCAGAGAACCTAGGACTGTTCCTCTGGGGCGGTGTGGGCACCGGCAAGAGTTTCCTTGCCGGATGCATTGCAAACGCTCTGATGGAGCAGGAAGTGCCTGTGCGTATGACAAACTTTGCCCGAATCCTGAACGAGTTGAACAGCAGCTTTTCCGAGCGCAATGATATTGTGGACAGGCTCTGCCGCTATCCCCTGCTCATCATTGACGACTTCGGCATGGAGCGTGGTACAGAGTATGCACTGGAGCAGATCTACAACATCGTGGACAGCCGATACCGAAGCCGGAAACCGCTGATCGTCACTACAAATCTGACGCTGGACGAGATACGGCACCCACAAGATACTGCTCATGCCCGCATCTATGACCGCCTGCTGGAAATGTGCGTTCCGATCTCCTGCATTGGGGTCAACTTACGGAAGGAGAACGCACAGGAAAAGCTGGAACGCTTAAAAATTTTAATCGGATAAATCAGAAACATTTCTGAAGGAATCCGCAGGACGTCCTAAGTTCTGCTACAAGGAAATGGAGTTGCCTATTGAATAATTTTCATCGTATAAAAAACAATCCCACCCCTTCGGAATGCTCTACGCCCACACTCGATGAATGGAGCGCATTCGCAACCTTTCTAGCCGATGTGATCGAGAAGTACGCATCGGTCTTGGAAATAGACAACGCAGTATCCTCAACCAACAACGAAAATCGACAAGATACTGTTGATACCGCTCTTGCAGCATGATATAATATTCTTGTAATATTTGTCCCAACACAGTGGTAAGGTCTCCCCTTCCACTGTATTACATACACAGAACGAGGTGCTTAAAATGAATCGTCCAGATGCCTCTCCTAAAAATTCCATCCTCATTTACACCACAGAAGATGGCCTGACCAAAATTGATACTACCTTTGACGGTGACACTGTCTGGCTTTCCATTGACCAGATGGCTGAGTTGTTCCAACGTGACAAATCCACAATTTCCCGTCACATCAAAAACATTTTTGCAGAGGGTGAGCTTGAACGAGATTCAGTTGTTGCAAAATTTGCAACAACTGCCGCAGACGGAAAGACCTATCAGGTCGAATTCTACAATCTTGACGTCATTATTTCTGTTGGTTATCGTGTCAAATCCAAACGAGGCACACAGTTCCGTATCTGGGCAACTGGCATCCTGAAGGAATATATGCGCAAGGGATTTGCGCTGGATGACGAACGCCTGAAAAATCTGGGCGGCGGTGGATATTTCAAAGAGCTGTTAGAACGCATCCGTGACATCCGTGCTTCCGAAAAAGTGTTTTATCGTCAGGTTCTGGAAATCTATGCAACCAGCATTGACTACGACCCAAAAGCAGAAATCTCCGTCCAGTTCTTCAAAAAAGTCCAGAACAAAATTCATTATGCCATCCACGGTCAGACTGCCGCCGAGGTCATTTACAACCGTGCAGATGCCGAAAAGGAATTTATGGGTCTGACCACTTTTGCAGGAAACCAACCCACTTTACGAGAAGCTACTATTGCCAAAAACTATCTGAACGAGAAAGAGCTTCGTGCTATGGGGCAGTTGGTTTCCGGTTATCTGGATTTTGCTGAGCGTCAGGCAGAACGTGAACAGCCCATGACAATGCAGGATTGGGCAAACCACCTTGACCGTATTCTGACTATGAGCGGCGAGCAGCTGCTTGTTGGCAATGGCAGTGTGACCCACAAGCAGGCAGTGGACAAAGCTACTACCGAATATCGGAAATATAAGGCTAAAACCCTCAGCGATGTGGAGCAGGATTATCTGGATTCCATTAAGTTTCTGGAGCAGAAAGCAGACAAGAAATAACTGTTTTGTGAGGTTTTTATGTCACAGGAAAAGACAAAGGTTTACATTTACACCCGTGTTTCCACGACCATGCAGATTGATGGATACTCGCTGGATGCACAGAAAGCTCGCATGAAAGCCTATGCAGACTTCAACAACTACCAGATCGTCGGCGAATACGAGGATGCAGGCAAATCAGGCAAATCCATTGAAGGTCGTGCTTCTTTCTGCCGGATGATGGAGGACATCAAATCCGGCAAGGATGGTGTTGCCTATGTGCTGGTGTTCAAGCTCTCCCGTTTTGGCCGCAACGCTGCCGATGTACTGTCTACCTTGCAGGTAATGCAGGATTTTGGTGTGAACCTGATTTGCGTGGAGGACGGCATTGATTCTTCTAAAGACGCTGGCAAACTGATGATCTCCGTTCTGTCCGCTGTCGCTGAAATCGAACGTGAGAACATCCGTGTCCAAACCATGGAAGGCCGCATTCAGAAGGCACGGGAAGGTCGCTGGAACGGCGGTTTTGCGCCTTATGGCTATCGTTTGGTTGACGGTGTGCTGCAAATCAATGAGGATGAAGCCCCTGCCATTCGCACGATTTTTGAGCAATATGTAAACACCGACACAGGCGCAAATGGTCTTTCCAAATATCTGGAGACCCACGGCTTTCAGAAGCTCGCCCGTCAGAACGGCACCTCTCCCCTTTTCAGCGCAACATTGATTCGGGCCATCCTGAAGAACCCCGTCTACTGCGGAAAAATCGCCTTTGGTCGCCGCAAACTCGAAAAGATTCACGGCACCCGGAACGAATATCATCAGGTTCCGCAGGACAACTATCTTCTGGTCGATGGACTGCATGAGGGCGTTGTTTCCGAGGAATTGTGGAATGCTGCGCAGGTCAAACTGCTGGCACAGTCCAAACGGTATGAGCCGGTCACCCGCAATAAAACGGAGCAGGCGCACCTGTTGTCTGCGCTTGTCAAATGTCCTGTCTGCGGAGCCGGAATGTACAGCAACAAATGCACCAAGCACAAAAAGGATGGTACTGCTTATCAATCCTTTTCCTATTATAGCTGCAAGCACCGCAAGATGCAGCGCGGACAGAAATGCGATTTTACCAAGCAGATTCAGGAAGAAGTTCTGGACAGTGCCGTCGTGGAAGTCATCATCAAGCTGGTCAGCAATCCAAAGTTTGCCGCCATGATGCAGGAGAAGATCAATAGCAAAGTGGACACCACTGCCATTGAACAGGAAATCGCAGCCGCCGAAAAGCAACTACGTCAGTATTACTCCGTCAAATCCAAACTCATGGATGAAATCGATAACCTTGACCCGGATGACCGCCATTACATCATCCGCAAATCTGACCTTGACGAGCGGCTTTACAGGATGTACGATAAAATTGAGGAAGCAGAAAACAACCTGATGGATGCCCGGGCAAAGAAGCAGGCTATCGAAGCGGATAAAATCACGGGCGATAACATTTACAAAGTTCTCATCTGCTTTGAAAAGCTCTACAATGTGATGAATCCCCTTGAACGCAAAAAGCTGATGGAACACCTGATTTCCGAAGTCCAGATCTACCCGGAGCGTCAGCCCAACGGCCAGTGGCTCAAGTCCATCAAATTCAGACTGCCTATCGTTGAAAACGATATTGATCTGTGTTTGGACAATGAAAGTCATACCGAATGTGTCATTGCACTTTCCAAGGGCACCGGTACTGCCAGCATATAAACGCATCTGGTGGTCATTAAGGAAGCTGCAAAACCCATTATCAGTCACCCGCCCGTCTGGTTTTCAGGCGGGCATTTTCTTTTGCCGGAATATGGTGTTTCCACTTTTATCGTGGTACAATAAGTTTAAAGACTTTTTGATTTCGGAGGGAACGGCCATGATCGATCATGCAAAACTGGAATCTGTTCTGAACGGATACCAGACTTATTTCCCGCAGCACTGGCTTCATGGAGAAGATTTCAAATGGGAAGCCGTGCAGCATTTCCACGACCATTGGAATATTGACACGGCAGATTTTGGTGAAATGTTCAAGGAAGCCACTGCAAAGGTCTTTTCGCTTCTGGATACCGGCTATGCCTATCCCCGCGCGATGGTCCTGAATTTCGCAGCAGCGGACTGTGAAGCCACCCGCGCTATGTTCCGCAGCCTGTTTGATGAATCCATCGGGCTTTCTCAGCGCATCACCGCATTTCAAGCTGCTGCCGAATCCCTGCGCATAAAACACAACGATGGCAGCTGGAACAACCACTACCAGAACACCAGCGCTATCAGCGTCTATCTGTGGCTTCAGTTCCCGGATAAATATTATGCCTATCGGTATGCCGTATCCCGTGATATCGCAAAAGAATTAAACTTTGACACACCACCCAAACGGGATGGTTCTATCGACTCTCTACTGAATAGCTATCGTCTTTATGATGAGCTGCGGGCGGCACTGAGCCAAAATGCTGCCGTCACCCAGATGATCCGCAGCGCCATTGAGGCAGCCCCTGCCGGGAAATACTGGCCCGACACACACTGGAATATTGCTGCCATTGATCTGGGCTTTTATCTGAGCCGCTATTATCTTCAAGAGCAGACAGTCGCTCAGAAGGAATCCGAGTGGTTTCCCCGCAAAGCAGACTATGATCCGGGCATTACTACAGAGCAGTGGATCAGTTTGCTGAACGACCCGTCTGTCTTTACACAGAATGCGCTCCGCATTATGAAATGTATGCTGGATTATGGTGGTCAAGCCACCTGCAAGCAGCTTGCGATCAAGTACGGCGAAGCTGCCGGCTTCTACAATATGGGTTCTTCCAGCCTTGCACGAAGGGTCGTTGAAAAGACAAATTGTCCCCTCATGCCGCGCGACAGCGAAAACTCCCGCTGGTGGCCTGTTCTGTATACCGGCAAAAGTGCTGATTCCAAAGAAAACGGCTCTTATATTTGGCGTTTGCGGGATGAGCTTGTTCAAGCCTTGAAAAAGACTGACCTTTCTCATATTCCCCTTTATGCCGTTTCTTCTGAAAAAGACTCTACTTCTCCCCGCCACTACTGGTGGCTGACCGCAAGTCCAAAAATCTGGCAGTTTTCCGATCTCAAAGTCGGTGAAGAACAATCGTATACATTATACAATGAAAGCGGTCATAAGCGGCGGATCTTTCAGAACATTCTGGATGCCAAGGCAGGTGATCCCGTCATCTGCTACGAGGCCAACCCCGTTAAAAAAGTAGTTGCTCTTGCAAAAATCACACAAGAAAATAACGGAAAAGAACTTTATTTTGAAAAGATCGAAAATCTAATATCCCCTATTGAATACTCCACTCTGAAAGATTGTCCGGAACTGGAAAAGATGGAGTTTTTTGTACAACAGAACGGAAGCCTGTTCAAGCTTTCGGAAGGGGAATACAACTTTATTCTGGACCTTATCCGGGAAGAAAATCCAGCACCCGTCCGTTCGATAGCATCGAACGCTTATACAAAATCAGATTTTCTGCACAGCGTATTTCTGAGCGAACCGCGCTATGACGTTTTGGTCTCTCTACTGCGCCGCAAAAAGAACGTCATTCTGCAAGGTGCACCCGGCGTTGGAAAGACCTACGCCGCCAAACGGCTGGCGTACTCTATGATGGGTCAGGCCGATTCCTCCCGGATAGAGTTCGTGCAGTTCCACCAGAATTACTCCTACGAGGATTTCATGCTGGGCTACCGGCCGGACGGTTCCGGCTTTAAGCTGACCGAGGGCGTATTTTACCGCTTCTGCCAGAAGGCTTCCAACGACTCCGACCGGGAATACTTTTTCCTCATCGACGAGATCAACCGGGGCAACCTGAGCAAGATCTTCGGTGAGCTGATGATGCTGATTGAAGGCGACCACCGGGGTGAAAAGATCACGCTGGCCTATAATGGGCTGCCCTTCTATGTCCCGGAAAATCTCTACATCATCGGCATGATGAACACCGCCGACCGGAGCCTCGCCATGATTGACTATGCGCTGCGCAGGCGTTTCAGCTTCTTTGAGATGGAACCGGCTTTCACTTCCGAGGGATTCCAGAAATATCAAGCTGCACTCAACAACGAAACCTTCAATGCTTTGGTGGAACAGATCAAGGCATTGAACCGGGAAATTACCGAAGATACCTCCCTCGGTTCCGGCTTCCGTATCGGTCACAGCTACTTCTGTCTGGCTGACCCTGCCGCCTGCACCACCGACTGGATGCGCTCTGTGGTGGAATTTGACCTTCTGCCTACGCTGGCAGAATACTGGTTCGATGCGCCCGACAAGCTGCATCGTTGGGAGCAAAATCTGCGTGGTGTTTTCAATGACGACTGACAAAGGGATCTTTATCCAGAACATCTACTATATGCTCTCCTATGCCTTTCAGGTGTTGCAGCAGCAGGATTATCAGTGCATTGCCTCGGAAAAGTTTGAACACATCGATGATTTGTTTGCCGTTATCCTTGCAAAGGGTGTTTCCCGGCAGCTGAAGCAGGGGCTTTATCGGGAATATGTTTCCCGCAGCGAGACCCGGTCGGTCTTGCGGGGAAAGCTGGATCTTCCGCAGACCATTAAAACCCGCATCCAGCATAAGCCTCAGGTCGCCTGCACCTTTGACGAGCTTTCCGAAGATAATCTGTATAACCAGATCCTGAAAACCACCCTGCAAGTGCTGCTTCGGGACGAGAATGTTTCCGCTAAGCGCAAAGTGGAATTGAAGAAAGCGCTTCTGTTTCTGGACTTAGTTTCTGAACTGCTTCCCGCGCAGATTCCATGGAAGCAGCTGCATTACCAGCGGAGTAACCAGAATTACGAGATGCTGCTGAATCTCTGCTATTTCGTGCTGCACGATATGCTGCAGACCACCGAGAGCGGCAGCTATAAAATGACAGCATTTTCGGATGAACACATGGCAAAGCTGTACGAACGCTTTATTCTGGAGTATTACCGGCAACACCATCCCTATCTTACTGAAGTCAAGGCTGCACAGGTCAAATGGGCTCTGGTGGGAAAGCACGATGCTGCCATGCTGCGGTTTCTCCCTGCCATGCAAACCGATATTTTTCTGCGTTTCCATGAAAAAATCCTGATTCTGGATGCCAAATATTACAGCCACACCATGCAGCAGCAATTTAACAAAGAAACTCTGCATTCTGCCAACCTCTACCAGATCTACACCTACGTTAAAAATCAGGATGCTGCCCATACCGGAAATGTTTCCGGGCTGCTGGTCTACGCCAAAACGCAGGAAGCCATCACCCCGGATTGCCTGTTCAACTTAGACGGCAATCTGATTGGTGCCCGCACCTTGGATCTGAATCAGGATTTCCGGCAGATCACCGCACAACTGGATGAAATTGCTGAGCAATTTTTCGGAAGGCATCCGGTCTGATCTTTCCCGCATCGATTTCCTCGCCTGTCTGGTCTTCAGGCAAGCATTTTCTTTTGCGGAGATCCTGAGAATTGCGAAAAACTGCCCCCGAAGCAGCGCGTTCCTGCGCGGTCTGCTTCGGGGGCAGTCTGTTTTTGTTTTATGATACGGTCACTGCTTTGCGCTTTCCGGGGCGACCTCAAAGTCGATCTTGCCCAGATTGACGTCTGCACGCACGATGGTGATCATCATGGTATCGCCCAGATTCCAGTTCTTGCCGGAAACGGGGTCAGAAAGGCGCACGCCCTCGGTGAGCATGGTGCCGGTGGCGGTCAGGCTGGAAGCGGGCACAAAGCCCTCCACGCCGTTTTCCAGCTCGATGAACAAGCCGCGCTGGGTCACGCCGGAGATGCGGCCCTCGTAGCACTCGCCCAGATGGCGGCGGGCATACTCGGCCTTATAGCAGTCCTCGGCCTTGCGCTCGATCTGCATGGCGATCACCTCGCGCTCGCTGGCCTGCTTGCTGACGTCCTCGGCAAACTCGCTGTAACGCAGGATCATGGTGTCCTTATCGGTACCCTTGAGCTGAGCGGTCATGATACGGTGGATAGCCAAGTCCGGGTAGCGGCGGATGGGGCTGGTGAAGTGCGCATAGTCCTGCAGCACCAGACCATAGTGTCCCTTGGGCTTTTCCTCGTACACAGCCTTGGACATGCAGCGCAGCATACCGGTGTTGATGATCTGCTCGTAGGCAGTGCCGCGCACGCCCTCCAGAATAGCGCTCAGCTCCTTGGGAGTGGGCACGTCCTTGGCAAAGTGGTCGTTGACACCGCAGGCCTGCAGCAGACCGTGCAGACGCTCCAGCTTTTCGGCGTTGGGCTCCTCGTGCACACGGTACACAAAGGGGATCTGCTTTACCCGGGCAAAGTGGGCGGCGCACTGGTTTGCCAGCAGCATGAACTCTTCGATCATGGCCTCGCTCTCGCCGGAGGTGCGCTTTTTCACGTCGATGCAGTGGCCGTCCTCGTCGAGGATCAGCTTCACCTCGCCGCTCTCGATATCCATGCAGCCGCGCTCCTTGCGCAGGCGGGCACGGTGGCCGTACAGCTCCTTCATGGCGGGCAGCTGCGCCAGTACCTCGTGGTACTTGCCGGTCAGCTCGTCATCGGCGTTACCGGCCAGCAGGGCGTTGATTTCGGAATACACGCCCTTGACCCGGCTGCGGATGACGGACTTGACAAAGCGGTAATCGGTCAGGTTGCCGTCCTTGTCCAGCCGCATCAGGCAGGAGAAAGCCAGACGCAGTACACCCTCGTTCAGGCTGCAGATGCCGTTGGACAGCTGCTTGGGCAGCATGGGCACCACCTGATCGGCATAATAAACGCTGGTAGCGCGGCTGAATGCCTCGTTGTCCAGCTCGGTGCCGGGCTTAACGTAGTTGGAAACATCCGCGATATGCACGCCCAGCTCAAAGCCGCCGTCCGGGGTCTTGGTCAGGCTGATGGCATCGTCGATATCCTTGGTCTCGGCGCTGTCGATGGTAAAGATGGGCAAAGCGCGCAGATCCATGCGGCCCTCGCAGTCCGCAGCGGACACCTCGGCGTTGTCCAGCTTTTTGGCCTCGTCCCGCACCTTATCCGGGAAGCGGCTGCGGATATCCTGCGCGTAGAGCAGTGCCTTTGCGCAGCGCTTGGCTTCATCACAGCTGCCAAAGCGCATGGCAACGCCTACGCGGTGATCTTCCTGACGGTTGCCACGCAGCAGGATCTCCACTGCAACCTTGTCGCCGTCCTTGGCACTGCCTTCGCAGTCCCGCATGACCTGCATGGAGATGGCGGGGCAATCGTCCGGCACAAACTTCAGGCGGCCCTCCACGCGGTGCATGGTGCCCACCAGAGCGTTCTTCTCTTCCAGAACCGCAAGGATCTCACCCTCATCGCTGCCCTCTACCCGGGGGTGTGCAAACTTTTCCACCAGCACCATGTCGCCGGGCATTGCGCCGCGGGTGAACCGGCCGGGGATGAAGATATCGCTGGTACCGTCCTCCAGCATGACAAAGGCAAAGTTTTTGCCCAGCTTTACTACCTTGCACAGCAGTGCCTTGTCGGCACGGCCGCTGCGCACGGTGAAGAACACGCCCTGCCGCTGGCAGATGACAGCCTCGTGCACCAGCTGGTCCACAGCCTCCATCACCTTGCGGTCTGCGCCGCGATCCCCACCGAACTTATTCTTCAGATCTTTTACGGTGCACGGCTGATTCTGGATCGCGTGCTCAATTTTATCGCGCATTGCCATAAAATATTTTCTCCTTCACTTCCGTGGCCGTGCATCTCCTGCGGAGCACAGCCCTGCCTTGGGACGGGCGCTTTCCCCTGTCCCCTCTTTGCGGCAGCCCGCAGAACCGGCTGCCCGCACTTTTTTGCACAGAAAAACAGCCCCGTCCGTTCACGGGGCTGCAACGCCTTCTCAGCCTGCCAGACGGCCTGCAAACAGGCAGGCCAGAATAGCAACCACAAAGAACACCACGCCTGCAATGCGGGTGACCTTAGCCAGCATCTGGTCTGCCGGGGTCAGACGCGCATTGTTGGCACCGCCCACGCTGCCGTTGATGGCACCGGACAGGCCCTGACCGTGGGTGTGCTGCATGAGGGTGAGGAAAACGATGACCAGCGAAGCCACCAGCAGAATGACACCGCCAACAATTTCGATAACAGACATGAATCGTAACGCTCCTTTTATTTGTAAATACGGAAAACCACGCAAAAATACAACTATATAGTAACATAACAAAGCCAGAATTGCAAGTAGAATCCGCGCATTTATCCCGCTGCTTCCAGCGCAGCGCAGACCTGCGCAAAGATAGCCGCGCCGGAGTACGCGGTATGCACTGCACCGTCCTGCAATACCACAATGGTATAGCGGGGCTTTTCTACCGGCCAGAACCCCGCAAACCACAGGTTGCAGCGCTCAGTGCCCTCCGGGGTGAACTGCCCGGTCTGGGCAGTTCCGGTCTTGCCGCCCGCCCCGCCGGGAAGCCCGGCGGCATCCTGCGCGGTGCCCTGCTGCACCACCTGTACCAGCATGGCGCGCAAAAGCGCTGCGCTCTGCGCCGGGAGCACCCGCCGTCCCCGGGGGTGGCTGAGGGTCTCCATCGGCTGCCCGGTGGTCTCGTCCAGCGTGGCTTGCAGCACATAGGGAGCGCGGTATACGCCGTCTGCTGCAATGGTGTTGAACAGCGCCGCTACCTGCAAGGGCGTGGCCAGCAGACTGCCCTGCCCAAAGCTGAAATTGGCCAGCTGGCCGCTTTGCGCCAGCTCCTGCGGGGTGGGCAGCTGCCCGGCCTCGGCGGCAAGCCCCTCTGCCAGCGGCAGGCTCTGTCCAAAGCCGAAGGCCTTGGCGGTGTCCAGCAGTTTTTCCGCACCCAGCTGCTGTCCCAGACGGATAAAATAGCCGTTGCAGCTTTTTTCCAGCGCAGCGGCAAGGTCTACCTGTCCGTGGGGGATCCCGCCTGCACAGCGGAAAATCTGCCCATCCACTACCACCGCGCCGGTGCACTCGAAAACCGGCTGTAAACCCGCTTCCAGCGCAGCTGCCGCCAGCACCGGTTTGAACACCGACCCCACCGCGTAGCTTTGCAGTGTCCGGTTCAAAAAGGGACTGTTCGCCGCCTGCAAACTATCAACAAGGTGCTCCGGGTCGTAGCCCGGCACACTGACGCTGGCGCGCACCGCCGCTGTGGCAGTATCCAGCACCAGAATGCAGCCGCTTTGCATCGTAGCAGCCGCCACCGCTTCCACCGCCCGCTGCACCGGGCGGGAGATGGTCAGCTGCACGCCCAGTGCCCCGCTGTCGGCACGCAAAAGCTGGGGCGTCTCTCCGGTGCGCAGCGTCCCTTGCGCCGTGACAGCGCAGACAAGGCTGCTGTGCTCCCCTGTGCCGGAAAGTACGGCGTCCAGCGCCTTTTCCAGACCGGCAGCGCCGTGGTCTGT harbors:
- a CDS encoding ATP-binding protein; protein product: MKTIEKILEHLSSSIPENTDDYYGKDGLLYCGKCHTPKEAFFAKGIALMGKNKHPIECSCQRTEREKRETLISQQKHLDRVRRLKAEGFSDPAMLDWTFENDNGRSPQMCHAHRYVEQWQTMRAENLGLFLWGGVGTGKSFLAGCIANALMEQEVPVRMTNFARILNELNSSFSERNDIVDRLCRYPLLIIDDFGMERGTEYALEQIYNIVDSRYRSRKPLIVTTNLTLDEIRHPQDTAHARIYDRLLEMCVPISCIGVNLRKENAQEKLERLKILIG
- a CDS encoding virulence RhuM family protein, which encodes MNRPDASPKNSILIYTTEDGLTKIDTTFDGDTVWLSIDQMAELFQRDKSTISRHIKNIFAEGELERDSVVAKFATTAADGKTYQVEFYNLDVIISVGYRVKSKRGTQFRIWATGILKEYMRKGFALDDERLKNLGGGGYFKELLERIRDIRASEKVFYRQVLEIYATSIDYDPKAEISVQFFKKVQNKIHYAIHGQTAAEVIYNRADAEKEFMGLTTFAGNQPTLREATIAKNYLNEKELRAMGQLVSGYLDFAERQAEREQPMTMQDWANHLDRILTMSGEQLLVGNGSVTHKQAVDKATTEYRKYKAKTLSDVEQDYLDSIKFLEQKADKK
- a CDS encoding recombinase family protein; translated protein: MSQEKTKVYIYTRVSTTMQIDGYSLDAQKARMKAYADFNNYQIVGEYEDAGKSGKSIEGRASFCRMMEDIKSGKDGVAYVLVFKLSRFGRNAADVLSTLQVMQDFGVNLICVEDGIDSSKDAGKLMISVLSAVAEIERENIRVQTMEGRIQKAREGRWNGGFAPYGYRLVDGVLQINEDEAPAIRTIFEQYVNTDTGANGLSKYLETHGFQKLARQNGTSPLFSATLIRAILKNPVYCGKIAFGRRKLEKIHGTRNEYHQVPQDNYLLVDGLHEGVVSEELWNAAQVKLLAQSKRYEPVTRNKTEQAHLLSALVKCPVCGAGMYSNKCTKHKKDGTAYQSFSYYSCKHRKMQRGQKCDFTKQIQEEVLDSAVVEVIIKLVSNPKFAAMMQEKINSKVDTTAIEQEIAAAEKQLRQYYSVKSKLMDEIDNLDPDDRHYIIRKSDLDERLYRMYDKIEEAENNLMDARAKKQAIEADKITGDNIYKVLICFEKLYNVMNPLERKKLMEHLISEVQIYPERQPNGQWLKSIKFRLPIVENDIDLCLDNESHTECVIALSKGTGTASI
- a CDS encoding AAA family ATPase, which produces MKVIPNVSLHFPRAPVLPAYKRIWWSLRKLQNPLSVTRPSGFQAGIFFCRNMVFPLLSWYNKFKDFLISEGTAMIDHAKLESVLNGYQTYFPQHWLHGEDFKWEAVQHFHDHWNIDTADFGEMFKEATAKVFSLLDTGYAYPRAMVLNFAAADCEATRAMFRSLFDESIGLSQRITAFQAAAESLRIKHNDGSWNNHYQNTSAISVYLWLQFPDKYYAYRYAVSRDIAKELNFDTPPKRDGSIDSLLNSYRLYDELRAALSQNAAVTQMIRSAIEAAPAGKYWPDTHWNIAAIDLGFYLSRYYLQEQTVAQKESEWFPRKADYDPGITTEQWISLLNDPSVFTQNALRIMKCMLDYGGQATCKQLAIKYGEAAGFYNMGSSSLARRVVEKTNCPLMPRDSENSRWWPVLYTGKSADSKENGSYIWRLRDELVQALKKTDLSHIPLYAVSSEKDSTSPRHYWWLTASPKIWQFSDLKVGEEQSYTLYNESGHKRRIFQNILDAKAGDPVICYEANPVKKVVALAKITQENNGKELYFEKIENLISPIEYSTLKDCPELEKMEFFVQQNGSLFKLSEGEYNFILDLIREENPAPVRSIASNAYTKSDFLHSVFLSEPRYDVLVSLLRRKKNVILQGAPGVGKTYAAKRLAYSMMGQADSSRIEFVQFHQNYSYEDFMLGYRPDGSGFKLTEGVFYRFCQKASNDSDREYFFLIDEINRGNLSKIFGELMMLIEGDHRGEKITLAYNGLPFYVPENLYIIGMMNTADRSLAMIDYALRRRFSFFEMEPAFTSEGFQKYQAALNNETFNALVEQIKALNREITEDTSLGSGFRIGHSYFCLADPAACTTDWMRSVVEFDLLPTLAEYWFDAPDKLHRWEQNLRGVFNDD
- the mcrC gene encoding 5-methylcytosine-specific restriction endonuclease system specificity protein McrC; the encoded protein is MTTDKGIFIQNIYYMLSYAFQVLQQQDYQCIASEKFEHIDDLFAVILAKGVSRQLKQGLYREYVSRSETRSVLRGKLDLPQTIKTRIQHKPQVACTFDELSEDNLYNQILKTTLQVLLRDENVSAKRKVELKKALLFLDLVSELLPAQIPWKQLHYQRSNQNYEMLLNLCYFVLHDMLQTTESGSYKMTAFSDEHMAKLYERFILEYYRQHHPYLTEVKAAQVKWALVGKHDAAMLRFLPAMQTDIFLRFHEKILILDAKYYSHTMQQQFNKETLHSANLYQIYTYVKNQDAAHTGNVSGLLVYAKTQEAITPDCLFNLDGNLIGARTLDLNQDFRQITAQLDEIAEQFFGRHPV
- the rnr gene encoding ribonuclease R, with the translated sequence MAMRDKIEHAIQNQPCTVKDLKNKFGGDRGADRKVMEAVDQLVHEAVICQRQGVFFTVRSGRADKALLCKVVKLGKNFAFVMLEDGTSDIFIPGRFTRGAMPGDMVLVEKFAHPRVEGSDEGEILAVLEEKNALVGTMHRVEGRLKFVPDDCPAISMQVMRDCEGSAKDGDKVAVEILLRGNRQEDHRVGVAMRFGSCDEAKRCAKALLYAQDIRSRFPDKVRDEAKKLDNAEVSAADCEGRMDLRALPIFTIDSAETKDIDDAISLTKTPDGGFELGVHIADVSNYVKPGTELDNEAFSRATSVYYADQVVPMLPKQLSNGICSLNEGVLRLAFSCLMRLDKDGNLTDYRFVKSVIRSRVKGVYSEINALLAGNADDELTGKYHEVLAQLPAMKELYGHRARLRKERGCMDIESGEVKLILDEDGHCIDVKKRTSGESEAMIEEFMLLANQCAAHFARVKQIPFVYRVHEEPNAEKLERLHGLLQACGVNDHFAKDVPTPKELSAILEGVRGTAYEQIINTGMLRCMSKAVYEEKPKGHYGLVLQDYAHFTSPIRRYPDLAIHRIMTAQLKGTDKDTMILRYSEFAEDVSKQASEREVIAMQIERKAEDCYKAEYARRHLGECYEGRISGVTQRGLFIELENGVEGFVPASSLTATGTMLTEGVRLSDPVSGKNWNLGDTMMITIVRADVNLGKIDFEVAPESAKQ
- the secG gene encoding preprotein translocase subunit SecG; translation: MSVIEIVGGVILLVASLVIVFLTLMQHTHGQGLSGAINGSVGGANNARLTPADQMLAKVTRIAGVVFFVVAILACLFAGRLAG